In Oxalobacteraceae sp. CFBP 8761, the following are encoded in one genomic region:
- a CDS encoding beta-glucosidase, translating to MTTANRPEPQAPQRSDFARDFLWGCATSSYQIEGAGRDDGRVESIWDRFAATPGTIRDGSNGLVACDHYHRWPEDFDIARGMGLNAYRFSIAWPRIYSEGGGAPNQKGLDFYSRLVDGMLERGLQPWATLYHWDLPQTLQDAGGWEHRATIDAFLDYTDAMTRTLGDRVKHWITHNEPWCTAIIGNFEGWHAPGKTDLKAALQVAHNVLVSHGKAVPLIRANVPDAQVGMAVSLHPLRAASDSAEDIAAKERHDGLRYRWFLDPLFGRGYPEDTLAQVGAAAPDVAPGDMEAIAVKTDFMGVNYYFPETVAHAAGHAPLDTKVLPPTDGEITAMGWPVVPEGLAELLLRIENDYHPGPMYVTENGSAFDDVIGADGEIDDVQRRHYLMRHLASLKAAIDGGAPVKGYFAWSLLDNFEWAEGYLKRFGLVHIDYATQQRRLKSSGKWYGAFLRQA from the coding sequence ATGACCACTGCCAACCGCCCCGAGCCACAAGCGCCGCAGCGCAGCGATTTTGCCCGCGATTTTTTGTGGGGCTGCGCCACATCGTCCTACCAGATCGAAGGCGCCGGCCGCGACGACGGCCGCGTGGAATCGATCTGGGACCGCTTTGCCGCCACGCCCGGTACGATCCGTGACGGCTCCAATGGCCTGGTCGCCTGCGACCATTACCACCGCTGGCCGGAAGACTTCGACATCGCGCGCGGCATGGGCCTGAACGCCTACCGCTTCTCGATCGCCTGGCCGCGCATCTATAGCGAAGGCGGCGGCGCGCCGAACCAGAAGGGCCTGGACTTCTATTCGCGTCTGGTCGACGGCATGCTCGAACGCGGCCTGCAGCCATGGGCCACGCTGTACCACTGGGACTTGCCGCAAACGTTGCAGGACGCGGGCGGCTGGGAACACCGGGCGACGATCGACGCCTTCCTTGACTACACCGACGCCATGACGCGCACGCTCGGCGACCGCGTCAAGCACTGGATCACCCACAACGAGCCATGGTGCACGGCGATCATCGGCAACTTCGAAGGCTGGCATGCGCCCGGCAAGACCGACCTGAAGGCCGCGCTGCAGGTCGCGCACAATGTGCTCGTCTCGCACGGCAAGGCGGTGCCGCTGATCCGCGCGAATGTGCCGGATGCGCAGGTCGGCATGGCCGTCAGCCTGCACCCGCTGCGCGCGGCAAGCGACAGCGCCGAGGACATCGCGGCAAAGGAACGCCACGACGGCCTGCGCTATCGCTGGTTCCTCGATCCGCTGTTCGGCCGTGGCTATCCTGAAGACACGCTCGCGCAGGTCGGCGCTGCAGCGCCCGACGTCGCGCCGGGCGACATGGAGGCCATCGCGGTCAAGACCGATTTCATGGGCGTGAATTACTACTTTCCTGAAACCGTCGCGCATGCCGCCGGGCACGCGCCGCTGGACACCAAGGTGCTGCCACCCACCGATGGCGAAATCACCGCGATGGGCTGGCCCGTGGTGCCCGAAGGCCTGGCCGAACTCCTGCTGCGCATCGAGAACGACTACCACCCGGGCCCGATGTACGTGACCGAAAACGGTTCGGCGTTTGACGACGTGATAGGCGCCGACGGCGAGATCGACGATGTACAGCGCCGCCACTACCTGATGCGCCACCTGGCCTCGCTCAAGGCCGCGATCGACGGCGGCGCGCCAGTCAAGGGTTACTTCGCCTGGAGCCTGCTCGACAACTTCGAATGGGCCGAAGGCTATCTGAAGCGTTTCGGCCTGGTGCACATCGATTACGCTACGCAGCAACGCCGCCTCAAGAGCAGCGGCAAATGGTACGGCGCGTTCCTGCGCCAGGCATGA
- a CDS encoding LacI family DNA-binding transcriptional regulator — translation MATIKDVARLAGVGLGTASRVVSGKGSVSPATLERVRKAIDELGFRPSHAARALLSGTSRMVGVYIPVLSGTFYTPILQIIDTELRAAGLHMVVAFGVGLGDARNQAIEGIEFLIERGCDGLIMMTSALTDDDIAALGAKRRTIVSLNHDFTDLLGQCFTVDHAQGGRLAARALLDHGHRDIAVIAGPNALVDNVARVDGFMHELLAEGLDTDKVWIAESDFSPQGGWLAAKALVESKTPCTALFCANDEMAVGALSYFQEAGISVPRDLSVIGYDDTPSAEFAAPRLTSVHMPWREMTLAGINALLNRCYDLSRPVARTLPVSVTMRASLARAAGSKAKPKAKHEGKKT, via the coding sequence GTGGCGACAATCAAGGACGTAGCGCGGCTGGCCGGCGTCGGTCTCGGCACCGCCTCGCGCGTGGTCAGCGGCAAAGGCTCGGTCTCGCCCGCCACGCTCGAACGCGTGCGCAAGGCGATCGACGAGCTGGGTTTCCGCCCGTCGCACGCGGCGCGCGCCCTGCTGTCGGGCACCAGCCGGATGGTCGGTGTGTATATCCCGGTGTTGTCGGGCACCTTCTACACGCCCATCCTGCAGATCATCGATACCGAACTGCGCGCCGCCGGCCTGCACATGGTGGTGGCCTTTGGCGTGGGCCTGGGCGACGCGCGCAACCAGGCCATCGAAGGCATCGAATTTTTGATCGAGCGCGGCTGCGATGGCCTGATCATGATGACCAGCGCGCTGACCGATGACGACATCGCCGCGCTGGGCGCCAAACGCCGCACGATCGTCTCGCTCAACCACGATTTCACCGACCTGCTCGGCCAGTGCTTCACGGTCGACCACGCGCAGGGCGGGCGCCTTGCGGCGCGCGCGCTGCTCGATCATGGCCACCGCGACATCGCCGTCATCGCCGGCCCGAATGCGCTGGTCGACAACGTGGCGCGTGTCGATGGCTTCATGCACGAACTGCTGGCCGAAGGCCTCGATACCGACAAGGTCTGGATCGCCGAAAGCGACTTCTCGCCGCAGGGCGGCTGGCTGGCGGCCAAGGCGCTGGTCGAATCGAAAACGCCGTGCACGGCGCTGTTCTGCGCCAACGACGAGATGGCGGTCGGCGCGCTGTCGTACTTCCAGGAAGCCGGGATCAGCGTGCCGCGCGACCTGTCGGTGATCGGCTACGACGACACGCCCAGCGCCGAATTCGCGGCGCCGCGCCTGACGTCGGTGCACATGCCGTGGCGCGAGATGACGCTGGCCGGCATCAACGCCCTGCTCAATCGCTGCTATGACCTGAGCCGCCCGGTGGCGCGCACGCTTCCCGTCAGCGTGACGATGCGCGCATCGCTGGCCAGGGCCGCTGGCAGCAAGGCCAAGCCCAAAGCCAAACACGAGGGCAAGAAAACATGA
- a CDS encoding exo 1,3/1,4-beta-D-glucan glucohydrolase — translation MTATLRPSLLALAIALALPAFAHAAPVDTNLADWPRVTSAIKKDAALEKRVQEIVSKMTLAQKIGQMTQPEIKTATPADVTKYYLGSVLNGGGSWPNGNKAASAKEWLALAQAYHDASMKTDMAIKVPVVWGTDAVHGHNNVPGATLFPHNIGLGAARNPKLMREIGAATAKAVRATGIAWVFGPTLAVVRDDRWGRTYESYAEHPEVVRSYAGEYVRGMQGAFKDDANTIATAKHFIGDGGTKNGKDRGVTEASAVDLINIHGAGYAPALSAGAQTVMTSFNSWTDTAAGVEHGKLHGSKVAITDILKNKMGFDGFVVTDWNGIGEVKGCRNDSCAQAVNAGNDMFMVPDDWKAFIANTIKQVESGEIPMARIDDAVTRIIRVKLRAGLFDKSPAQNAYAGKDDAMQARALARQAVRESLVLLKNEGPALPLKRGQKILVVGKSADELSNQSGGWSITWQGTATTNADFKNADTILTGIRDAAGSDNVRFSVDAKDVDVTQFDAVIAVIGERPYAEGDGDIHPSGTLRHSSRYPEDLAVLQAVAGKGKPVITVMVTGRPVYGNDLLNLSDTFISAWLPGSEGKGVSDLLIAGGKRYDFRGTLPFSWPKSACQVKLNVGDKAYAPLFAYGYGLKAGTRSRLGKLDETIPQGGCSAGNTFPVFSQADRTSFPLAIRSGGQTTVLGADLNASFTLPGIVVTTAQVNTQQDAKMGAWTGPATLEARGARAMVVPAAAAKDGALRFDTMVAKAPTGKVMLAMRQGANDTALDATSLFKRLADGGKHTVSIPLACFQAKGIDLARVDTPFSVTSDGPFTAAFANIEIAGGAAKEADAVRCEDLK, via the coding sequence ATGACAGCCACGCTTCGCCCTTCCCTGCTCGCCCTTGCGATCGCCCTTGCCTTGCCCGCCTTCGCGCATGCCGCCCCGGTCGACACCAACCTGGCCGACTGGCCGCGCGTGACCAGCGCGATCAAGAAGGATGCCGCGCTCGAGAAGCGCGTCCAAGAGATCGTCAGCAAGATGACGCTGGCCCAGAAGATCGGCCAGATGACGCAGCCCGAAATCAAGACCGCCACGCCAGCCGACGTGACCAAATACTATCTGGGCTCGGTGCTCAATGGCGGCGGCAGCTGGCCGAACGGGAACAAGGCGGCCAGCGCGAAGGAATGGCTGGCGCTGGCGCAGGCGTACCACGACGCATCGATGAAGACCGACATGGCGATCAAGGTGCCGGTCGTGTGGGGCACCGACGCGGTCCATGGCCACAACAACGTGCCGGGCGCCACGCTGTTCCCGCACAATATCGGACTGGGCGCGGCGCGCAATCCGAAGCTGATGCGCGAGATTGGCGCGGCCACGGCAAAAGCCGTGCGCGCGACCGGCATCGCCTGGGTGTTCGGCCCGACGCTGGCCGTCGTGCGCGACGATCGCTGGGGCCGCACCTATGAAAGCTATGCCGAGCATCCGGAAGTCGTGCGCAGCTACGCGGGCGAATACGTACGCGGCATGCAGGGTGCCTTCAAGGACGATGCCAACACGATCGCCACCGCCAAGCACTTCATCGGCGACGGCGGCACCAAGAACGGCAAGGACCGTGGCGTGACCGAGGCCAGCGCCGTTGACCTGATCAACATCCATGGCGCCGGCTATGCACCGGCCCTGAGCGCAGGCGCCCAGACGGTCATGACGTCGTTCAACAGCTGGACCGACACAGCGGCCGGCGTTGAGCATGGCAAGCTGCATGGCAGCAAAGTGGCGATCACCGACATCCTCAAGAACAAGATGGGCTTCGACGGCTTTGTCGTCACCGACTGGAACGGCATCGGCGAAGTGAAAGGCTGCCGCAACGACAGCTGCGCCCAGGCGGTCAACGCCGGCAACGACATGTTCATGGTGCCGGACGACTGGAAGGCCTTCATCGCCAACACGATCAAGCAGGTCGAGTCGGGCGAAATCCCGATGGCGCGCATCGACGACGCCGTGACCCGCATCATCCGCGTCAAGCTGCGCGCCGGCCTGTTCGACAAGAGCCCGGCCCAGAATGCGTATGCCGGCAAGGACGATGCGATGCAGGCACGCGCGCTGGCGCGCCAGGCCGTGCGCGAGTCGCTCGTGCTGCTCAAGAACGAAGGCCCGGCCCTGCCCCTGAAGCGCGGCCAGAAAATCCTCGTCGTGGGCAAGAGCGCCGACGAGCTGTCGAACCAGAGCGGCGGCTGGTCGATCACGTGGCAGGGCACCGCCACCACGAATGCCGATTTCAAGAACGCCGACACGATCCTGACCGGCATTCGCGACGCGGCAGGCAGCGACAATGTCCGCTTCAGCGTTGACGCGAAAGACGTCGACGTGACGCAGTTCGACGCAGTCATTGCCGTGATCGGCGAGCGTCCGTATGCGGAAGGCGATGGCGACATCCACCCATCCGGCACGCTGCGCCACAGCAGCCGCTATCCGGAAGACCTGGCGGTACTGCAGGCGGTGGCCGGCAAGGGCAAACCCGTGATTACCGTGATGGTCACGGGCCGGCCGGTGTACGGCAACGACCTGCTGAATCTGTCGGACACCTTCATCTCGGCCTGGTTGCCGGGCTCCGAGGGCAAGGGCGTGTCGGACCTGTTGATCGCAGGCGGCAAGCGCTACGACTTCCGCGGCACGCTGCCGTTCTCGTGGCCCAAGTCGGCCTGCCAGGTCAAGCTCAATGTCGGCGACAAGGCGTATGCACCGCTGTTCGCCTATGGCTACGGCCTGAAGGCGGGCACGCGCTCCAGGCTCGGCAAGCTCGATGAGACGATCCCGCAAGGCGGCTGCAGCGCCGGCAATACCTTCCCCGTGTTCAGCCAGGCCGACCGTACCAGCTTCCCGCTGGCGATCCGCAGCGGCGGGCAAACCACGGTGCTGGGCGCCGACCTGAATGCGAGCTTCACGCTGCCGGGCATCGTCGTGACGACCGCGCAGGTCAACACCCAGCAGGATGCCAAGATGGGCGCCTGGACCGGGCCAGCCACGCTCGAAGCACGCGGTGCGCGCGCCATGGTCGTGCCGGCAGCGGCGGCGAAGGATGGCGCGCTGCGCTTTGACACCATGGTCGCCAAGGCACCCACCGGCAAGGTGATGCTCGCGATGCGCCAGGGTGCGAACGACACCGCGCTGGACGCCACGAGCCTGTTCAAGCGCCTGGCCGATGGCGGCAAGCACACCGTCTCGATCCCACTCGCCTGCTTCCAGGCCAAGGGGATTGATCTGGCCAGGGTCGATACGCCGTTCAGCGTAACCAGCGACGGCCCGTTCACCGCTGCCTTCGCGAACATCGAGATCGCCGGTGGCGCTGCGAAAGAGGCCGACGCCGTGCGCTGCGAGGACCTGAAATGA
- a CDS encoding sugar MFS transporter — protein sequence MQNPIQTPTVASAATDGERNTHTGALFIVTILFFMWGLITSLNDVLIPHLKSIYTLTYMQAMLVQLCFFGAYVVVSLPAGALIRRLGYQNGAVAGLLVAATGCALFYPASNGGYGLFLFALFVLASGITILQVAANPYVTVLGPARTAASRLTLTQAFNSLGTTVAPALGGFLILSTVALSADQLALLPEADRIAHRAAEAAAVQGPYLGLAAALALLAVLFALARLPKIAFQDTTTAAVDGKGGAMAYRHLVLGALGIFLYVGAEVSIGSFLINFIGEPHIAALSHADAASYVSLYWGGALVGRFIGFGVMRYVSPGKSLAVTALGSMALVLTAIFTDGSLAMWAIIAVGLCNSIMFPTIFSMALHGLGKFTGQGSGILCMAIVGGAIVPFIQGILADSIGLQISFLVPAACYLFILYYGVKYADLHKQKVGTE from the coding sequence ATGCAGAATCCCATCCAGACCCCGACCGTGGCCAGTGCAGCGACGGACGGCGAACGCAATACGCATACCGGGGCGCTGTTCATCGTCACCATCCTGTTCTTCATGTGGGGCCTGATCACGTCACTCAACGACGTCCTGATCCCGCACCTGAAATCGATCTACACCCTCACCTACATGCAGGCGATGCTGGTGCAGCTGTGCTTCTTCGGCGCCTACGTCGTCGTCTCGCTGCCGGCCGGCGCGCTGATCCGCCGCCTCGGCTACCAGAACGGCGCCGTCGCCGGCCTGCTGGTCGCCGCTACCGGCTGCGCGCTGTTCTATCCGGCGTCGAACGGCGGCTACGGCCTGTTCCTGTTCGCGCTGTTCGTGCTGGCCAGCGGGATCACGATCCTGCAGGTCGCCGCCAACCCGTACGTTACCGTCCTTGGCCCTGCGCGCACCGCCGCCAGCCGCCTGACGCTCACGCAGGCTTTCAACTCGCTCGGCACCACGGTGGCGCCGGCGCTGGGCGGCTTCCTGATCCTGTCGACGGTGGCACTGTCGGCCGACCAGCTGGCGTTGCTGCCGGAAGCCGATCGGATCGCGCACCGCGCGGCCGAAGCAGCTGCCGTGCAGGGCCCGTACCTGGGCCTGGCCGCGGCGCTCGCGCTGCTGGCCGTGCTGTTCGCACTGGCGCGCCTGCCGAAGATCGCGTTCCAGGACACCACCACCGCTGCCGTCGACGGCAAGGGCGGCGCGATGGCCTACCGCCACCTGGTGCTCGGCGCGCTGGGCATCTTCCTGTACGTGGGCGCTGAAGTCAGTATCGGCAGCTTCCTGATCAACTTCATCGGCGAGCCGCACATCGCAGCGCTGTCGCACGCCGACGCAGCCAGCTACGTCAGCCTGTACTGGGGCGGCGCGCTGGTGGGCCGCTTCATCGGCTTTGGTGTGATGCGCTACGTCAGCCCTGGCAAGTCGCTGGCCGTGACCGCGCTGGGTTCGATGGCGCTGGTGCTCACCGCGATCTTTACCGATGGCAGCCTGGCGATGTGGGCAATCATCGCCGTGGGCCTGTGCAACTCGATCATGTTCCCGACCATCTTCAGCATGGCGCTGCACGGCCTGGGCAAGTTCACGGGCCAGGGTTCGGGCATCCTGTGCATGGCCATCGTCGGCGGCGCGATCGTCCCGTTCATCCAGGGCATCCTGGCCGACAGCATCGGCCTGCAGATCTCGTTCCTGGTGCCGGCGGCCTGCTACCTGTTCATCCTGTACTACGGCGTGAAGTACGCCGATCTGCACAAGCAGAAGGTGGGGACGGAATAA
- a CDS encoding sugar ABC transporter permease codes for MHAPRLSRHLSPHIALLPMALTVLLAYVGGALWTLRTSFTASRTFPSDKFIGVAQYVRLFDNERWLLSLHNLAVYGAVFIVACMVIGFLLAVFIDQNVKGEGLLRTVFLYPYAMSFIATGLVWQWLLAPGSGIEGAVRQLGFPGFSFDWIVHQDLVIYTVVIATVWQASGLVMALMLAGLRGIDPEIYKAARLDGIPAWRVYLQIVLPMLGPTVATVFLLLSTAVVKLFDAVVAMTQGGPGIASEVPAKFIMDHLFLRSNIGLASAGAVTLLVPVLALLAPYAYARSRRARLSGGHA; via the coding sequence ATGCACGCACCCCGACTCTCCCGGCACCTCAGTCCCCATATCGCCCTGCTGCCAATGGCGCTGACGGTGCTGCTGGCTTACGTCGGCGGCGCGCTGTGGACCCTGCGCACGTCGTTCACCGCCTCGCGCACCTTCCCGTCCGATAAGTTCATCGGCGTGGCGCAGTACGTGCGCCTGTTCGACAACGAGCGCTGGCTGCTCTCGCTGCATAACCTGGCCGTCTACGGCGCGGTATTCATCGTCGCCTGCATGGTCATCGGTTTTTTGCTGGCCGTGTTCATCGACCAGAACGTCAAGGGTGAAGGCCTGCTGCGCACCGTGTTCCTGTACCCGTATGCGATGTCGTTCATCGCCACGGGCCTCGTGTGGCAATGGCTGCTGGCGCCCGGCAGCGGCATCGAAGGGGCCGTGCGCCAGCTGGGCTTCCCCGGTTTTTCGTTCGACTGGATCGTGCACCAGGACCTGGTGATCTACACCGTCGTCATCGCCACCGTATGGCAGGCTTCGGGCCTGGTCATGGCGCTGATGCTGGCCGGCCTGCGCGGCATCGATCCCGAGATTTACAAGGCTGCGCGCCTGGATGGCATTCCGGCCTGGCGCGTGTACCTGCAGATCGTGCTGCCGATGCTCGGCCCCACCGTGGCGACCGTATTCCTGCTGCTCTCGACCGCGGTCGTCAAGCTGTTCGACGCCGTCGTCGCAATGACGCAGGGCGGCCCCGGCATCGCCAGCGAAGTGCCGGCCAAGTTCATCATGGACCATCTGTTCCTGCGCTCGAACATTGGCCTGGCGTCGGCCGGCGCCGTGACGCTGCTGGTGCCGGTGCTGGCCCTGCTCGCGCCATATGCCTATGCGCGCAGCCGCCGCGCGCGCCTGAGCGGAGGGCACGCATGA
- a CDS encoding ABC transporter ATP-binding protein, whose translation MSNVHLRKLCITRGNNEIIRDLDLEIAPGEFLVLLGPSGCGKSTLLHSIAGLIDVSGGAIEIGGRDMSHADPSERGIGMVFQSYALYPTMTVEKNMSFGLRIAGTPKAEVTRRVRHTAEMLQLGALLDRKPAQLSGGQRQRVAIGRALVREAGVYLFDEPLSNLDAKLRAELRRELKLLHQRLGSTMIYVTHDQAEAMTLATRIVVMQGGRIQQIGTPAEVYDTPANRFVAGFLGSPSMNFIDGSIDAAGRFSAGGVRLQLAGPVAAGAVTLAARPEHLRIDGHGALQASVTLVEPMGNHQVVWLDCAGQVLSAIVHDARPLAAGQSVRFAIDAQRVSLFDGSTGNRLQSGMP comes from the coding sequence ATGTCGAATGTCCATCTGCGCAAACTGTGCATCACCCGCGGCAATAACGAGATCATCCGCGACCTCGATCTGGAAATCGCACCGGGCGAATTCCTCGTGCTTCTCGGCCCATCGGGCTGCGGCAAGTCCACGCTGCTACACAGCATCGCGGGGCTGATCGATGTCTCGGGCGGCGCCATCGAAATCGGCGGGCGCGACATGAGCCACGCCGATCCAAGCGAGCGCGGGATCGGCATGGTGTTCCAGTCGTACGCGCTGTATCCGACGATGACGGTTGAGAAGAACATGTCGTTCGGCCTGCGCATCGCCGGCACGCCGAAGGCCGAAGTGACGCGCCGCGTGCGCCACACGGCCGAGATGCTGCAGCTTGGCGCCCTGCTCGATCGCAAGCCGGCGCAGCTCTCGGGTGGCCAGCGCCAGCGTGTGGCGATCGGGCGCGCCTTGGTGCGCGAAGCGGGCGTGTACCTGTTCGACGAGCCGCTGTCGAACCTGGACGCCAAGCTGCGCGCCGAACTGCGGCGCGAACTCAAGCTGCTGCACCAGCGCCTGGGTTCAACGATGATCTATGTGACGCACGACCAGGCCGAGGCGATGACGCTGGCCACGCGCATCGTCGTGATGCAGGGTGGCCGCATCCAGCAGATCGGTACCCCGGCCGAGGTCTACGACACGCCGGCAAACCGCTTCGTGGCAGGCTTTCTCGGTTCGCCCTCGATGAATTTTATTGACGGCAGCATCGATGCGGCCGGGCGCTTCAGCGCCGGAGGCGTCAGGCTGCAGCTCGCGGGCCCCGTTGCGGCAGGCGCCGTGACGCTGGCCGCGCGCCCCGAACATCTCCGGATCGACGGGCATGGCGCGCTGCAGGCCAGCGTCACGCTGGTCGAACCGATGGGCAATCACCAGGTGGTGTGGCTCGACTGCGCCGGCCAGGTCTTGTCCGCCATCGTGCACGATGCGCGGCCGCTGGCAGCCGGTCAATCCGTGCGCTTTGCGATCGATGCGCAGCGGGTGTCGTTGTTCGATGGCTCCACCGGCAATCGGCTGCAATCAGGGATGCCATAG
- a CDS encoding glucokinase, whose translation MTAEVTHGLHLLADIGGTNARFALQSDPAGGFDDVDVLTGASYPTLGDAIRAYLDGARARGMAVDSVRHAALAIANPVEGDEIRMTNHHWAFSIEALRQELGLTTLLMVNDFAALAMALPHLPPAGRQRIGGGIELPNRTIGLIGPGTGLGVSGVVPAGGRWIALSGEGGHVSFAPVNRDEVAILEALWSEYGHVSAERLLSGMGLELIHWARTSRRMKAADITTAALDGSCLECQGSVRVFCAILGSVAGNVALTLGATGGMYIGGGIVPRLGVLFEQSAFRARFEDKGRLGDYLARIPTYLITEQYPALRGVSAMLSDQIFSLHQ comes from the coding sequence ATGACGGCAGAGGTGACGCACGGCCTGCACCTGCTGGCCGACATCGGCGGCACCAATGCGCGCTTCGCGCTGCAGTCCGATCCGGCTGGCGGCTTCGATGATGTCGACGTGCTGACCGGCGCCAGCTACCCGACGCTGGGTGATGCGATCCGCGCCTACCTCGACGGCGCGCGTGCGCGCGGGATGGCAGTCGACAGCGTGCGCCATGCGGCGCTGGCGATTGCCAATCCGGTCGAGGGCGACGAGATCCGGATGACCAACCATCACTGGGCCTTTTCGATCGAGGCGCTGCGACAGGAACTGGGACTGACCACGCTCCTGATGGTCAACGACTTCGCAGCGCTGGCGATGGCGCTGCCGCACCTGCCGCCGGCCGGGCGCCAGCGCATCGGTGGCGGCATCGAGCTGCCTAACCGGACCATCGGCCTGATCGGCCCGGGCACGGGCCTGGGTGTCTCGGGCGTCGTCCCGGCCGGCGGGCGCTGGATTGCGCTGTCGGGCGAAGGCGGCCACGTGAGCTTCGCGCCGGTCAACCGCGATGAGGTGGCGATCCTGGAGGCGCTGTGGAGCGAGTACGGCCACGTCTCGGCCGAGCGCCTGTTGTCGGGCATGGGACTGGAGCTGATCCACTGGGCGCGCACCAGCCGGCGCATGAAGGCAGCCGACATCACCACGGCGGCCCTCGATGGGTCATGTCTCGAGTGCCAGGGCTCAGTGCGGGTGTTCTGCGCCATCCTGGGCAGCGTGGCCGGCAATGTCGCGCTCACACTCGGGGCGACCGGCGGCATGTATATCGGCGGCGGCATCGTGCCGCGCCTGGGCGTGCTGTTCGAGCAATCGGCGTTTCGCGCGCGCTTCGAAGACAAGGGCCGCCTGGGTGATTATCTGGCGCGCATACCGACCTACTTGATTACTGAACAATATCCCGCCTTGCGCGGTGTTTCGGCTATGCTGTCGGATCAAATTTTTAGTCTGCACCAATAA
- a CDS encoding carbohydrate ABC transporter permease, whose amino-acid sequence MTARLSPARIGIYAFLLSAALFFLLPLYVMVITSFKPMDEIRMGNVFALPGVATLDPWRAAWGAVSQGFWNSVAIAVPSTVIPILLGAINGYALSFWRPRGANLLFGVLLAGAFIPVQVMIYPLVWMMAHAGVFGSLPAIVVVHVIFGMPLMTLLFRNYYASVPHELFQAARIDGGGFWRIFLQVMLPMSLPIIVVAAIMQVTGVWNDYILGLVFAGRENLPMTVQLNNVINTTTGTRMYNVNMAATILTAAVPLVIYFISGRWFVRGIAAGAVKG is encoded by the coding sequence ATGACAGCGCGACTCTCGCCGGCCCGCATCGGCATCTACGCTTTTTTGCTGAGCGCCGCGCTGTTCTTTTTGCTGCCCCTGTACGTCATGGTCATCACGTCCTTCAAGCCAATGGACGAGATCAGGATGGGCAATGTGTTCGCCCTGCCCGGCGTGGCCACGCTCGATCCATGGCGCGCAGCCTGGGGCGCGGTCAGCCAGGGTTTCTGGAACTCGGTGGCAATCGCCGTCCCCAGCACCGTGATCCCGATCCTGCTCGGCGCGATCAATGGCTACGCGCTGTCGTTCTGGCGCCCGCGTGGCGCGAACCTGCTGTTCGGCGTGCTGCTGGCCGGCGCCTTCATTCCGGTGCAGGTGATGATTTATCCGCTGGTGTGGATGATGGCGCATGCCGGCGTCTTTGGCTCGCTGCCGGCGATCGTCGTCGTGCACGTCATCTTCGGCATGCCGCTCATGACGCTGCTGTTCCGGAATTACTATGCGTCCGTGCCGCACGAGTTGTTCCAGGCCGCGCGCATCGATGGCGGCGGCTTCTGGCGCATCTTCCTGCAGGTGATGCTGCCGATGTCGCTGCCGATCATCGTGGTGGCTGCGATCATGCAGGTCACGGGTGTCTGGAACGATTACATCCTGGGCCTGGTGTTCGCTGGCCGCGAGAACCTGCCGATGACAGTGCAGCTCAATAACGTGATCAACACCACTACCGGCACCCGCATGTACAACGTGAACATGGCCGCCACCATCCTGACGGCCGCCGTGCCGCTGGTGATCTACTTCATCTCCGGACGCTGGTTCGTGCGCGGTATCGCCGCCGGCGCCGTGAAAGGCTGA